The following coding sequences lie in one Bacteroidota bacterium genomic window:
- a CDS encoding MBL fold metallo-hydrolase, whose product MKMKPLVFAFAFTMLFTPLKSQDILHTTEGEVHIHFVGHASLYLTWHDKVIHIDPWSRVADYQTLPKADLILLTHHHRDHLDTAALRPITRPDTYMIVAPVCLKFFVPDVAYETISNNQRTEWNDIEIEAVAAYNIQHMRNDGTPYHPKGEGNGYILNMGGKRIYVAGDTENIPEMTQLGKIDVAFLPVNLPFTMSPEMLADAVQKVNPKVVYPYHYGQTDLDEVQRLIRMVSEAEIRIR is encoded by the coding sequence ATGAAAATGAAACCTTTAGTTTTTGCTTTTGCATTCACCATGTTGTTCACGCCACTAAAATCGCAGGACATCCTCCACACCACCGAAGGCGAAGTACACATTCATTTTGTAGGACATGCCTCGCTTTACCTCACATGGCACGACAAAGTCATACATATTGATCCCTGGAGCAGGGTAGCCGATTACCAGACTTTGCCCAAGGCCGACCTTATCCTGCTTACCCACCACCACCGCGACCATCTGGATACCGCCGCCCTTCGTCCCATCACCAGGCCGGATACCTATATGATCGTTGCGCCGGTTTGTCTGAAATTTTTTGTGCCGGATGTAGCTTACGAAACAATATCGAACAACCAGCGCACAGAGTGGAATGATATTGAAATAGAGGCTGTTGCCGCATACAACATCCAACACATGCGCAACGATGGCACCCCATATCACCCCAAAGGTGAAGGCAATGGCTACATTCTGAACATGGGCGGCAAACGCATCTATGTGGCTGGCGACACCGAAAACATCCCCGAAATGACCCAACTCGGAAAAATTGATGTCGCCTTCCTGCCCGTCAACCTACCTTTTACCATGAGCCCGGAAATGCTGGCCGATGCAGTGCAAAAGGTTAATCCCAAGGTGGTCTATCCCTACCATTACGGGCAAACCGACCTGGACGAAGTGCAAAGACTGATTCGCATGGTGTCGGAGGCTGAAATACGGATTAGGTGA